In the Candidatus Margulisiibacteriota bacterium genome, TTTTTAGTATATTTCTAATTTGGGACCATTACTGGGAAGCCTGAATGTTTCTTCTACCTCTATATATATTAATCCAACAAGTATAGGTTTTTTAAACATGCATTTTTTTTGATGTTTTCTTAACGATTTGAAGTAATTACTATCACATCTTCTGTTAAACGCTTATCGGGAGGTAATTGCTTGTAGCGTAAAACCTGCTGAGCAATATTCTTAAAAACTGGGACAGCCGTCATTGAAGCGAATTTATTTGTTTGGGGATCGGTTATCACAACGAGCATAATATAAGCTGGTCTGGAAATTGGAAAAATCCCTAAGAATGAATTATTATAACTGCCAGGCAAATATGCATTATTTTCCTGAACAAAACGCCGGGCTGTACCTGTTTTGCCGCCGATTGAGAACCCTTTGATCCGGGTTAATGTGCCGGTACCTTCCTCAACCACCCCATGCATCATATCGAGCATTTGTTTAGCTGTCCTTGATGAAAAAATCCGTTTGGATTTTTTGGGATGATGATGCTTGTCAATAATTATATAAGGTTGAACCATATAACCTTCATTGCCGAAAACTGAAGCTGCTTTGATCAGTTGAATAGGAGTTACCGCAATGCTATATCCGAATGAAATGCGACTCAAGTCAACCTGCGACCAATTCGTATATGGATTTAAAATTCCTGAATTTTCTCCGGGAATATTCATCTGGGAAACCTTGCCAAATTCCAGCAGTGATAGATACTTATAAAGCTTATCGCGGCCCAGCATCAATCCTATTTTAGCAGCGCCAACATTTAGTGATTTCTCAATAATTTCCGTAACACTTTTACTGGAAGCCTCTTCTTTATGGGCTTCTTCAATGATTGTACCATTCACTACCAGCTTTTCTGGGATATAAATTAATTGAGAAATATTAATTACTTTTTCTTCCAATGCTGCTGCTACAGTGAAAAGTTTCATAACACTGCCCGGCTCAATAGCCATGGCGATGGCGTTATTCTGAAAGTACTGCGGATTATATTCTGAATAATGATTCGGATCGAAATAGGGATAATTGGCCATCCCTAAAATTTCACCGGTTTTAATGTCCATCATAATCGCAACCGCTGATTTTGCCTGGAATGTTTCTACTGCTTTCTGCAGTTCGTTTTCCATCATGAATTGAATGTTCTTGTCGATTGTTAACTGTAATTTTTTGCCGTTTTTTGCCGGATAAATTTTCTGATTATAACTGTAAATAAATTTCCCGGATGGGTCACTTTCCATAATCATCGAACCCGGTGAGCCTTTTAAAATATTATTGTAATAGTGCTCCAGACCGCTGGCTCCATCATCATCAATATTTACAAATCCCAGCAACTGCGCAGCGTTAAATTTACCAGGGTATGCCCTTTTGGTATCAGGTAAAAAATAAATTCCGGTTATATCAATTTTATCTTTAATTTCCTGCGGGACTTTACGCTTTACCCAGACAAAACGTCTGCTGGTATCCCAGATTTGGGGGTTACTTACATTCAGATATTCGGAAATGGCAGCCGCGGCTTTTTGCTTATCCCTGATAAGAAAGGGGTCAGCGTATACGGAATATGCTTTTACAGAGGTGGCCAATAATTGACCGTTGCGATCTATTATATCTCCCCTTACAGGATTTAGTTTAATGATCCTCTCCTGCTGGTCACGGGATTTTTTTTTGTAAAACTCATGTTTGATGACCTGCAGATAAAATAACCGCAGTATAATAATAAAAAATAAACTTGCTATTAATAAAAAAACCAGCCAAATCTTATAGTTGTATTTATTCGTAGACATAAATCACTTTTTCAGGGAATCCCATCTCCAGAGTTTGGGTAGCGTATTTATAAACCTCATTCAAATCGTTATCTGAGGACAACTTGATTGACAACTCGTAGTTGGTATCTTTAAGGTGTTTAAGCTCGCTATTCAATGATTGTCTCGTGTAGTCAAGCTTATAATTGATACTAAGCTGTAGCAAAGCTACAAACATAAAAACTATTATTGAAATAATAATAAAAACCAATCTTCTGCTTAAGTTATATTCCATTTTTCTATAGCCCTTAATTTGGCACTTCTGGCCCTGGGATTAATTTTAACCTCATCTTCAGTAGCAATAACTACTTTTTTATTTAATTTTACGATATGAAAAGGATTTTCAGAAGCGGTAAATTTATTAAAGGTTTGTTTTACAATCCGGTCTTCCAAAGAGTGAAAAGTTAACACCACTATCCTGCCCAGATGCGGCAAATCGTTAAGCATAGCAGTCAATGTGTCTTCTAAAATATCCAGTTCGTTGTTAACTTTGATACGTAGGGCCTGAAATACTCGCTTCACCGCGGTCATTTTTCTCTCAAAAGAACCATGTATTGAACTTTTAATAATTTCCAGCAGCTCTGAAGTCTTCGTAAAATGTTTTTCTTTACGTTTGGAGACAATGGACTTTGCCAGAAACCTGCTTTTGGGTTCTTCACCGTATTTATAGATGATGTCTGCGATATCATTTTCCGTAAAAGAATTAAGAATTTGAGCTGCAGTAAGCTGATTGCGAATGCGATCCATTCTCATATCCAGCGGACCTTCCGCCTTATAAGAAAAGCCCCTCTCCGCGTTATCTATCTGCATACTGGATATACCCAGATCCAAAATGACCTTGTTAAATGAATAATTTATCCCGTTTTCCTCAAGTAACCGGCGATAATTTGAAAAATTACCGTTTAAACAAATCAGTTTTTTAGAATTTATCTTGTTCTTTACAAGTTTAATAGCATCTATATCCTGATCTATGCCTATTATTTTTTCAACTTCAGGATAATGGTTTAACAAAAAATCAGTATATCCCCCCGCGCCTAAAGTTGCGTCAAGCACTATATCTTTTTTGGCAGGTGCTAGAAAACGCATTACTTCGTCCAACATAACTGGGATGTGATCGGCCATGTTTAATTATTTATCCTGTTTTAAAAACTTCAGATAGGCGTTAATTCCGGCTTGCAAGGTAGGAAAATACTGATGATGAGTATAAAAAAATAAAAGAAGAGTAAACAAGTTGCATTTCATGGAAAAAATTATACTGTGCTCTGTTAGATTGGGATTGGTTACTATATGCACCATCTTGATTTTTTCTTTTTTTACAAATTTGCGCATACCAAAAAAAACCAGAGCAGCTCTGAGAAACTCGGAAAATTCAATTTCATCCGGATTTACCTCCCACCAGTTTTTATCATCCAGCAGGTTCAACGCCAGTTTTTGTGATAATATATGATCTTTTTGTACATCTTCCTCGAAAAAAATCCTTGGTATGATTACGGGCATAGATTCGGTATACAAAACCACAAATTCACCTTGATCTTTAGGTAACAATTGCGGGTCCAAAATATGATTATCCAGCCCGAAATATATTTTTTTCAGATTACTGGCTTCCCGCTTGATTTTTTCCATTAGATGCTGAGGTATTTTCAGCCCGTTTTGCAAGATCCTGGTCAGGATCATATTATGACTGAGGAACAGCTTATCCATATGTGAATTAAAAGACTGCTGGTTGCTCTGTTCTGATTTCTGAATTTCCCTGTGCGGCTGAGCCTGCTGAAAACCTATTTGATCAATGCTCATTTTTTTCTTTCCTGCTCTGTATAAAAAATCTGGAAGTGGAAATGTCATCCAAAAATTTTACATCTTCTTTTTCCATTATTTTTTTCCAGAGCTTGCGTTTTTTATCTTTGTCTTTTTCCAGAATTTTTTTGTCTCGCATGGCTTTAAGTAATTTTTTCTCTTCTTCTTTTTTCTTGTCTTCAGCCTGCTGTGTTGCTATTACCTGTTCGTCGTGCCTAATTTTCAATACATCAAGTTGATGTTTGCGTAAAAAAACTTCGCTTAAATCAATCGGTTTTTTCCCGGAATACATTTCCAGTATTTTGCTATGCTCTTCGGCTTGATCTGCTTCAATCTTCCTTTGTTTCTCCTGTTCTTCCAACAATTTCTTGGTGGCCTTGTTTACTTCTTCTTTTTGCAGTATTTCTTTAATTTCACGCACCCGCAGCACTGTAGAAAGGTTATATTTAAATCTTTTACTTTTTTTTACTTTGGCCATGGTTATCTATATAACCATTATATCCAGAATTAAGGAATTACAAAGAGCAGGCTGTTTATTCGCTATATCTTTTCCCGTTTCAAAGCAAGAGCTTTTTCATATTCTTTAAGAAGAAATTCTTTTTTTACTCCGGTTTCAACAAAATCCCAGGGTAATGGTTTTTTTATAGCTTTTTCAGTTAAGTACCCTTCCAGCTTCAAACCGCACTGCTCAATAGCTTTTTGCCAGGCGTCAAAACGAAAATGATCATACCAGGCGTCAAAAAACGCTCCGTTTTTATAAGCTTGCTCAATTAATTCTCCTGTTTCTTCGTCTCCTCTGCTCAATAGTCCTTCGATCTGGCTTACCTGTGGGTCTGTCCAGCGTAATTCCAGTTGATGATGACGCAATTGAGCTTTAAGAAAATTCAATTTCCTGGTTATTTCTGGAATTGACTCCTGTCCTGCCCACTGAAAAGGTGTAAAAGGTTTAGGGACGAAGTTGGAAACATTAACCACAACTTTATTATGCGCCGGTTTAATCTCCCGAATTATTCTAAAGCTCAAATTTACAATATCTTCCACATCCTGATCAGTTTCTCCGGGTAAACCGATCATGAAGTACAACTTGATGCTTTTTCCGCTGTTTTGGGCGGCGATTTTGGCAGTAGAAATAA is a window encoding:
- a CDS encoding penicillin-binding protein 2, with translation MSTNKYNYKIWLVFLLIASLFFIIILRLFYLQVIKHEFYKKKSRDQQERIIKLNPVRGDIIDRNGQLLATSVKAYSVYADPFLIRDKQKAAAAISEYLNVSNPQIWDTSRRFVWVKRKVPQEIKDKIDITGIYFLPDTKRAYPGKFNAAQLLGFVNIDDDGASGLEHYYNNILKGSPGSMIMESDPSGKFIYSYNQKIYPAKNGKKLQLTIDKNIQFMMENELQKAVETFQAKSAVAIMMDIKTGEILGMANYPYFDPNHYSEYNPQYFQNNAIAMAIEPGSVMKLFTVAAALEEKVINISQLIYIPEKLVVNGTIIEEAHKEEASSKSVTEIIEKSLNVGAAKIGLMLGRDKLYKYLSLLEFGKVSQMNIPGENSGILNPYTNWSQVDLSRISFGYSIAVTPIQLIKAASVFGNEGYMVQPYIIIDKHHHPKKSKRIFSSRTAKQMLDMMHGVVEEGTGTLTRIKGFSIGGKTGTARRFVQENNAYLPGSYNNSFLGIFPISRPAYIMLVVITDPQTNKFASMTAVPVFKNIAQQVLRYKQLPPDKRLTEDVIVITSNR
- the rsmH gene encoding 16S rRNA (cytosine(1402)-N(4))-methyltransferase RsmH; translated protein: MADHIPVMLDEVMRFLAPAKKDIVLDATLGAGGYTDFLLNHYPEVEKIIGIDQDIDAIKLVKNKINSKKLICLNGNFSNYRRLLEENGINYSFNKVILDLGISSMQIDNAERGFSYKAEGPLDMRMDRIRNQLTAAQILNSFTENDIADIIYKYGEEPKSRFLAKSIVSKRKEKHFTKTSELLEIIKSSIHGSFERKMTAVKRVFQALRIKVNNELDILEDTLTAMLNDLPHLGRIVVLTFHSLEDRIVKQTFNKFTASENPFHIVKLNKKVVIATEDEVKINPRARSAKLRAIEKWNIT